In Mycolicibacterium alvei, a single window of DNA contains:
- a CDS encoding MCE family protein, whose translation MKRDTLTRLTRVAFAALIVVAAAFITQWHLLRPSRITAIFTSATSIYPGDEVRIAGVKVGTISAIQPDGSHARLTMKIDHGVLIPAEARAVIVAQNLVSARFVQLTPAYSSGPTMADGTLIDTNRTAVPVEWDEVKTQLTRLATDLGPHGDLSTSSAGRFISSAADAMDGNGEKLRRTLHELAGISRTISDGSGDITEMIKNLQTFITVLRQSNEQIVQFQDRLATLSSVLDGGRSDLDAALSNLAGAVDDVRRFVAGSRDKTAEQLQRLHNVTQNLVDHQDDLEQVLHVTPTAIANAYNMMDPRTGGASGVFILNNMSNPTMFLCGMIGALENVTATETGKLCAQTLGPGLDQLNFNYLPFPVNPLLTSVPSADKLIYTDPALLPGGSGTTSGPMPVAPRDSAYAPALPDLLLPAERPPS comes from the coding sequence ATGAAACGCGACACGCTGACGAGACTGACCAGGGTCGCGTTCGCCGCTCTGATCGTCGTGGCGGCGGCGTTCATCACGCAGTGGCACCTGCTCCGCCCCTCCCGCATCACGGCGATCTTCACAAGTGCAACTTCGATCTACCCCGGCGACGAAGTGCGGATCGCAGGGGTGAAAGTGGGCACGATCTCGGCGATCCAGCCCGATGGCTCCCACGCGAGACTGACGATGAAGATCGACCACGGCGTCCTGATTCCGGCCGAGGCCCGGGCCGTCATCGTCGCGCAGAACCTGGTCTCTGCCCGCTTCGTCCAACTGACACCCGCCTACAGTTCAGGGCCCACCATGGCCGACGGCACCCTGATCGACACCAACCGCACGGCGGTTCCCGTCGAGTGGGATGAGGTCAAGACGCAACTGACAAGGCTGGCAACCGACCTTGGTCCGCACGGTGACCTATCGACAAGTTCCGCAGGCCGTTTCATCAGCAGCGCCGCCGATGCCATGGACGGAAACGGTGAAAAGCTGCGACGCACACTGCACGAGCTCGCCGGAATCAGCAGGACGATTTCCGACGGTAGCGGCGACATCACCGAGATGATCAAGAATCTGCAGACGTTCATCACGGTGCTGCGCCAGAGCAACGAACAGATAGTCCAGTTCCAGGACCGCCTGGCGACGCTGTCGAGCGTCCTCGACGGCGGACGCTCCGACCTGGACGCGGCGTTGAGCAATCTCGCCGGGGCCGTGGATGATGTGCGACGGTTCGTGGCCGGTAGCCGGGACAAAACCGCCGAGCAACTGCAGCGGCTTCACAATGTCACCCAGAATCTGGTCGACCACCAGGACGATCTCGAACAGGTTCTGCATGTCACGCCGACTGCGATTGCCAACGCCTACAACATGATGGATCCCCGAACCGGCGGAGCCAGCGGCGTGTTCATCCTGAACAACATGTCCAACCCGACGATGTTCCTGTGCGGGATGATCGGTGCGCTGGAGAACGTGACGGCCACCGAGACGGGCAAGCTGTGCGCGCAGACCCTCGGCCCCGGGCTCGACCAATTGAACTTCAATTACCTTCCGTTCCCAGTCAATCCGTTACTCACCAGCGTTCCCTCGGCCGACAAGTTGATCTACACCGATCCGGCGCTGCTGCCGGGTGGGTCTGGAACCACTTCCGGCCCCATGCCGGTCGCACCGCGGGATTCGGCCTACGCCCCGGCTCTGCCCGACCTACTGCTCCCTGCTGAGAGGCCGCCATCATGA
- a CDS encoding MCE family protein, whose product MLKYQGPKAIRAGIIGLIVAVLIVAVGLTPERLTSWASSVRYQAEFVDASGLTVGNDVAVSGMTVGKVTGIALKNPNALVTFTVDARTSLGSESTAHVRTGTLLGQRMLTLESNGPEQLRPMALIPVSRTFSPYTLTEAVGEVTSNTAATDTAAINQSLDALSATIDQIAPELGPTFDGLTRISEALNGRDSALGELFASGKDVTEVLAQRSAQVSALILNGNELIGVLSERRYAIVELLAHTSAVAQEVSGLVHDNEQELAPTLDKLNSVLAMLERQRDNIATALPRLAKYQVTLGETVASGPFYSAYIPNLDLPPLLQPFLDYAFGFRRGVNAGQPPDNAGPRAQFPFPYNGIPEAPPR is encoded by the coding sequence ATGCTGAAATATCAAGGACCCAAGGCAATCCGAGCCGGGATCATCGGTCTGATCGTGGCCGTACTCATCGTCGCGGTCGGCCTGACACCCGAAAGGCTGACCAGTTGGGCCTCATCCGTGCGTTACCAGGCCGAGTTCGTCGATGCGAGCGGTCTGACTGTGGGGAACGACGTCGCGGTCTCGGGAATGACGGTCGGCAAGGTGACCGGGATTGCCCTGAAGAACCCGAATGCACTGGTGACGTTCACCGTTGACGCGCGTACATCACTCGGTTCCGAGTCCACCGCACACGTCCGCACCGGCACGTTACTCGGACAACGCATGCTGACGCTGGAGTCGAACGGCCCAGAACAACTGCGCCCTATGGCACTCATCCCGGTGTCACGGACCTTCTCCCCGTACACACTGACCGAGGCTGTCGGAGAGGTCACCAGCAACACGGCGGCCACCGACACCGCCGCAATCAATCAGTCCCTCGATGCGCTGTCTGCCACCATCGACCAGATCGCTCCGGAGTTAGGGCCGACCTTCGACGGCCTCACCCGGATATCGGAGGCACTCAACGGCCGAGACTCAGCGCTGGGCGAACTCTTCGCGAGCGGCAAAGATGTGACCGAGGTCCTCGCCCAACGCAGTGCGCAGGTCTCGGCGCTGATCCTCAACGGCAACGAACTGATCGGGGTGCTGTCAGAGCGCCGATACGCCATCGTGGAACTCCTGGCCCACACCTCTGCGGTGGCTCAGGAGGTCTCGGGACTGGTACACGACAACGAACAGGAACTCGCCCCGACCCTGGACAAGCTGAACTCGGTGCTGGCCATGCTCGAGCGGCAGCGCGACAACATCGCGACAGCTCTTCCGCGGCTGGCGAAGTATCAGGTCACACTGGGTGAAACCGTCGCGAGTGGACCGTTCTACAGCGCCTACATTCCCAACCTCGATCTGCCGCCTCTGCTACAACCGTTCCTTGACTACGCCTTTGGTTTCCGTCGTGGCGTCAACGCCGGCCAGCCGCCGGACAACGCCGGCCCGCGCGCGCAATTCCCGTTCCCGTACAACGGGATTCCGGAAGCGCCCCCGCGATGA
- a CDS encoding MCE family protein, with product MRRTGIGIGLKFGIFAAVMAVLTAFLFAVFGQYRSGSANTYSAVFRDVSSLKSGETVRYGGVRIGTVDKLTMLPDKTIMVTFDADREFALTDGTRAAVRYLNLVGDRYLELVDGAGSTRALPDGAQIPVDRTAPALDLDLLLGGLKPVIRGLNAQDVNALTASLIQIVQGQGGSVDSLLTRTSSLSHALADKSEVIQALIENLRTTLVTVSREGDRFSDAVDRLERLISGLADDRDPIGTAIESLNAGTASLTDLLADARPPLAGTVDQLNQLAPNLAEKQDRIETALQKAPENYRKLIRIGSYGSFVNYYICSLAVRVTDLQGRTAAFPVFKQDNGRCAET from the coding sequence TCGGCCTCAAGTTCGGAATATTCGCCGCCGTCATGGCTGTGCTCACGGCGTTCCTCTTCGCGGTGTTCGGGCAGTACCGCAGTGGCAGTGCCAACACGTATTCGGCTGTGTTCAGGGATGTTTCAAGTCTCAAATCAGGTGAGACGGTACGGTATGGCGGGGTCCGGATCGGCACTGTCGACAAGCTGACGATGCTGCCCGACAAGACGATCATGGTCACCTTCGACGCCGACCGCGAGTTCGCGCTGACCGACGGTACGCGCGCGGCGGTGCGTTATCTCAATCTCGTCGGCGACCGGTATCTCGAACTCGTCGACGGCGCAGGCTCGACACGAGCACTGCCGGACGGAGCACAGATTCCTGTCGACCGAACAGCACCAGCGCTCGACCTCGACCTACTCCTCGGCGGTCTCAAGCCCGTGATCAGGGGGCTCAACGCCCAGGATGTCAACGCGCTCACCGCATCTCTCATCCAGATCGTCCAGGGCCAGGGCGGCTCCGTCGACTCGCTGTTGACCCGTACCTCGTCGCTGTCCCATGCGCTTGCCGACAAGAGCGAGGTGATCCAGGCACTGATCGAAAATCTCCGTACGACGCTGGTCACGGTGTCGCGGGAAGGTGACAGATTCTCAGATGCCGTGGACCGCCTCGAGCGCCTGATCAGTGGGCTGGCCGACGACCGCGATCCGATCGGCACGGCCATCGAATCGCTCAACGCCGGTACCGCGTCGCTGACGGACCTGCTGGCCGACGCGCGCCCGCCACTGGCCGGGACGGTTGACCAGCTCAATCAACTGGCACCGAACCTCGCCGAGAAGCAGGACCGGATCGAGACAGCGCTGCAGAAGGCGCCCGAGAACTATCGCAAGCTGATCCGCATCGGTTCCTACGGCAGTTTCGTCAACTATTACATCTGCTCGCTGGCGGTCCGCGTGACCGATCTGCAGGGCCGTACCGCAGCCTTCCCGGTGTTCAAACAAGATAACGGACGGTGCGCGGAGACCTGA